One genomic segment of Candidatus Fukatsuia endosymbiont of Tuberolachnus salignus includes these proteins:
- a CDS encoding winged helix-turn-helix domain-containing protein, producing MKIELTADQKITLEAQHRQSHDRRVCDRIRCVLLSADGWTPPMIAHSQLINETTVRRHLTDYHKLNKLKPENGGSDGYLNAEQTTSLVEHLTQPLYHHNHQIVAYIAGRWNITFTVSGLYKGLKQHGFSYKKPKGVPHKFAVEKQQQFIKTYSELKDAALTLNIQLHYLPPYSPNLNPIERLWKVMNEQTRNNRYYPSKQSFKNDILNFFEVKLPQMASSLVSRLNDNFQALNPAS from the coding sequence ATGAAAATAGAGCTGACTGCTGACCAGAAAATTACCCTCGAAGCCCAACATCGTCAAAGCCATGACCGCCGTGTCTGTGACAGGATCCGGTGTGTTTTGTTGTCCGCAGACGGCTGGACTCCCCCTATGATTGCTCACTCACAGCTCATTAATGAAACCACGGTGCGGCGCCACCTTACAGACTATCATAAACTCAACAAGCTCAAGCCTGAAAATGGCGGCTCCGATGGCTATCTCAATGCGGAACAGACCACGTCGCTGGTTGAACATCTCACCCAGCCGCTCTACCACCACAATCACCAAATTGTGGCCTATATCGCTGGACGCTGGAACATCACCTTTACCGTATCAGGTCTGTATAAAGGGTTGAAGCAGCATGGCTTTAGCTATAAAAAGCCGAAAGGTGTTCCGCATAAATTTGCCGTTGAGAAACAGCAGCAATTTATAAAGACCTACAGCGAATTGAAAGACGCCGCGCTTACGTTGAATATCCAGCTTCATTACCTTCCGCCGTATAGCCCGAATCTAAACCCGATAGAGCGATTGTGGAAGGTGATGAATGAGCAAACACGAAACAATAGATATTACCCATCTAAACAGAGTTTTAAGAACGATATCTTAAACTTCTTTGAAGTGAAGCTACCACAAATGGCAAGTTCTCTGGTATCTCGCTTAAACGATAATTTCCAGGCGCTAAATCCTGCATCTTGA
- a CDS encoding phage tail protein, which translates to MAIKTFSWRTQGTPEGSFLHRVRVAQFGDGYKQVAGDGINPESQSWPLTFQGTEKNMLPLLTFIRQHCTQPCLWTPPYGVLGLYRVAADSIRVTPLGGNILSISFTFEQTFQP; encoded by the coding sequence ATGGCAATTAAAACATTCAGTTGGCGTACTCAAGGTACACCGGAAGGCAGCTTTTTACATCGCGTCAGGGTGGCGCAGTTCGGTGATGGCTATAAACAGGTCGCAGGCGACGGTATCAACCCCGAAAGCCAGTCATGGCCTCTGACTTTTCAGGGCACTGAAAAAAACATGCTGCCATTGCTCACCTTTATTCGCCAACACTGTACACAGCCTTGCTTATGGACGCCACCCTATGGGGTGCTGGGTCTGTACCGTGTGGCAGCAGATTCCATCAGAGTCACCCCCTTGGGTGGCAATATCCTGTCCATCAGCTTTACCTTTGAGCAAACCTTCCAGCCTTAG
- the gpJ gene encoding TipJ family phage tail tip protein, whose product MVITGNKGGSQRPPTPTESPDSLHSTAKAKILLALGEGEFASELDGTRIYLDGTPLNNADGSANFTGVTWDYRPGTPSQDYIPGMPNVENEVTVNTELKADTPWVRAISNTQLSALRIRFSWPALQRQTDNGDVNGTRVEYEIEMATDGGAYHTVLKTAVEGKTSTGYQRSHRINLPDAKTGWQLRVRRLTPNSTSNRLADNMHIEALAEIIDAKLRYPNTALLYIEFDASQFQHIPVIACEPKMRIIRVPTTYGPATRTYKGTWDGTFKWAYSNNPAWVFYDILLAERFGLGHRLTAAQVDKWELYRIAQYCDQFVPDGKGGNGTEPRFLCDVYIQSQAEAFIVLRDLAAIFRGMTYWANNQLCALADMPRDRDYLYTRANVIEGRFSYASSSEKSRYSTAMVSWSDPANGYQDTLEAVSDEALVRRYGINQLSTTAIGCIRQTEAHRRGRWALLTNAKDRLVTFDVGLDGAIPLPGHIIAVADEMLSGRKIGGRINQAAGCDITLDRPADVKPGDRLIVNLPRGSAQARTVHAVNGQLITVSVAYSETPQPEAIWSAEADDVALQHYRVTRIEDNNDNTYRINAVQHDPDKYERIDSGTRLDERPISVIPLTLQPPPTHITLTSHAVIAQGLAVTTLQVNWQAASGATAYDAQWRRDKGNWTPLLRVLTCGFEVPNSTAGQYQARVRAINAAGMASLWVTTPEIPLQGKANPPPQPVSLTTTPIVFGITLNWAFPAGAEDTLKTEVECSRFAHDAHQKPLIDIAYPQRHYTMQGLAAGKTFYFRARLVDRLGNQGAWTPWVQGTSSDDADIVLDHIRDDIMTTQAGKRLTSQLDTLIKTSQANERKQEHSRITLQKEVKDRVEETLLQVNERLERQDKTLQRYNQGLKSRFKISQLQTQDVQKTATHLDTAFVTYKEEMDTQFDRANADMLALRQAQSDAQQAFSLYRLDITARFDKNDALITDIHTAHATATQALADYQNRISARFGKNETAISRVKRAQTTATQALAEYQNMIAARFRDNDAAIETKATTQFTSSGGNALYSIKAGIHHQGKYYDAGMVVGVETRNGSVKSQIGFNADNFILLSGQNGKKFSPFAVKNNQVFIREGFIQDATIDTAKIKEAAITNTKIGGPLQSTNWAAGRSGWKIEKAGNAEFNDATFRGTIYATDGWFKGTVSADKIEGDILDMSPNFFKTKKGSIPDSQSVIFPLFYIKKQPHHEECCY is encoded by the coding sequence ATGGTCATCACAGGAAACAAAGGCGGTAGCCAGCGGCCACCTACGCCCACAGAATCCCCGGACAGCCTGCATTCTACCGCCAAAGCTAAAATATTATTGGCCCTGGGTGAAGGGGAATTTGCGAGCGAATTAGACGGCACCCGTATTTATTTGGATGGCACCCCGCTTAATAATGCAGACGGCAGCGCTAATTTTACCGGTGTCACCTGGGACTACCGCCCCGGCACCCCATCGCAAGACTACATTCCCGGGATGCCGAACGTTGAAAATGAAGTTACGGTCAACACCGAGTTAAAGGCCGACACCCCGTGGGTGCGGGCTATCAGCAACACCCAGTTATCTGCGCTGCGTATTCGATTTAGCTGGCCGGCGCTGCAACGTCAGACTGATAACGGCGATGTTAACGGCACTCGCGTTGAGTATGAGATAGAGATGGCGACCGATGGCGGGGCTTACCATACTGTCCTCAAGACCGCAGTGGAGGGCAAAACCAGTACAGGGTATCAGCGTTCACACCGTATTAACTTGCCTGACGCGAAAACCGGTTGGCAACTCCGTGTCCGTCGTCTGACACCGAACAGCACCAGTAACCGACTCGCCGATAACATGCACATTGAGGCATTGGCCGAAATCATTGATGCCAAGTTGCGTTATCCCAACACCGCTCTGCTGTATATCGAATTTGATGCCAGCCAGTTTCAGCACATTCCCGTGATTGCCTGTGAGCCCAAGATGCGGATAATACGGGTGCCCACGACCTACGGCCCCGCAACGAGGACGTATAAGGGCACGTGGGATGGCACTTTCAAATGGGCGTACAGCAATAATCCGGCCTGGGTGTTCTATGATATTTTGCTTGCCGAGCGCTTTGGCCTCGGCCATCGCTTAACCGCTGCACAGGTGGATAAATGGGAGCTGTATCGCATCGCGCAATACTGTGACCAATTCGTCCCCGATGGCAAAGGGGGTAACGGGACCGAACCGCGCTTTCTGTGTGATGTGTATATCCAATCCCAGGCTGAAGCCTTTATCGTACTGCGGGATTTGGCGGCGATATTCCGCGGCATGACCTACTGGGCGAATAATCAACTCTGTGCCCTGGCCGACATGCCCCGTGACCGAGATTACCTGTACACCCGCGCCAATGTCATTGAGGGACGTTTTTCCTACGCCAGCAGCTCAGAAAAAAGCCGCTACAGTACGGCAATGGTCAGCTGGAGCGACCCGGCTAACGGCTATCAGGATACCCTTGAAGCGGTCTCGGATGAAGCCTTGGTGCGACGCTATGGCATCAATCAACTGAGTACCACGGCAATCGGTTGTATCCGTCAGACAGAAGCCCACCGGCGTGGTCGTTGGGCGCTGCTCACCAATGCCAAAGACCGCTTGGTGACCTTTGATGTTGGCTTAGATGGCGCGATTCCGTTACCAGGGCACATCATTGCGGTTGCCGATGAAATGTTATCAGGAAGAAAAATCGGGGGGCGCATCAATCAAGCCGCAGGCTGCGACATTACCTTAGATAGACCCGCTGACGTCAAACCCGGCGATCGACTTATCGTCAACTTACCCCGTGGGTCCGCCCAAGCACGCACCGTCCACGCGGTTAACGGTCAACTTATCACCGTCAGTGTGGCTTACAGTGAAACGCCGCAACCGGAGGCGATTTGGTCGGCGGAGGCCGATGACGTAGCCCTTCAGCACTACCGGGTGACCCGTATCGAGGACAATAACGACAACACTTATCGCATTAATGCTGTCCAACATGACCCTGATAAATATGAACGTATCGACAGCGGCACGCGCCTCGACGAGCGGCCTATCAGTGTGATTCCGTTGACCCTTCAACCCCCTCCGACACACATCACGTTGACCAGCCATGCGGTGATTGCTCAAGGTTTAGCCGTCACCACTTTACAGGTTAATTGGCAGGCAGCCAGCGGTGCGACCGCTTACGACGCACAATGGCGGCGGGACAAGGGCAACTGGACGCCGCTACTGCGGGTATTGACTTGCGGCTTTGAGGTCCCCAACAGCACTGCGGGACAGTATCAAGCACGGGTGAGGGCCATTAACGCAGCAGGCATGGCTAGCCTGTGGGTCACGACGCCAGAAATCCCTCTCCAGGGGAAAGCAAACCCGCCACCCCAACCGGTTAGCTTGACCACCACGCCAATTGTGTTTGGCATCACACTCAATTGGGCCTTTCCTGCGGGCGCTGAAGATACCTTAAAAACCGAGGTGGAATGCAGCCGTTTTGCTCATGACGCCCATCAGAAGCCACTGATTGACATTGCCTACCCGCAGCGTCATTACACGATGCAGGGTCTGGCTGCGGGGAAAACCTTTTACTTTCGTGCCCGTCTGGTCGATCGACTGGGCAATCAAGGTGCCTGGACACCGTGGGTCCAGGGGACATCGAGTGACGATGCAGATATTGTGCTCGATCACATTCGTGATGACATCATGACCACGCAGGCCGGTAAAAGACTCACCTCTCAACTCGATACCCTCATAAAAACCAGCCAAGCCAATGAAAGAAAACAGGAACACAGTCGTATCACACTCCAAAAGGAGGTCAAAGACCGGGTAGAAGAAACGCTGCTGCAGGTGAATGAACGACTAGAGCGACAAGACAAAACATTGCAACGGTATAACCAGGGACTTAAATCCCGCTTCAAAATAAGCCAATTACAAACACAAGACGTGCAAAAGACCGCCACGCATCTGGATACCGCATTTGTCACCTACAAAGAGGAGATGGACACGCAATTTGACCGTGCTAACGCGGATATGCTGGCACTCAGACAGGCTCAATCCGATGCGCAGCAGGCGTTCAGCCTTTACCGCCTGGATATCACTGCCCGCTTTGATAAAAATGACGCGTTAATAACCGACATCCACACGGCGCACGCCACGGCGACCCAGGCCCTGGCCGACTATCAAAACCGGATAAGTGCCCGATTCGGCAAAAATGAAACGGCGATAAGCCGGGTCAAACGCGCTCAAACCACGGCGACCCAGGCGTTAGCGGAATATCAAAACATGATTGCCGCGCGATTCCGTGACAACGACGCTGCCATTGAAACCAAAGCCACAACACAATTTACCTCATCAGGCGGTAACGCCCTGTACAGCATAAAAGCGGGCATTCATCACCAGGGCAAATATTATGATGCGGGCATGGTGGTCGGCGTGGAAACCCGTAACGGGAGTGTAAAATCACAGATAGGTTTTAATGCCGATAATTTTATTTTATTAAGTGGGCAAAATGGCAAAAAGTTCTCGCCCTTTGCGGTAAAAAATAATCAGGTCTTTATACGTGAGGGCTTTATTCAAGATGCGACCATTGACACGGCTAAAATAAAAGAGGCCGCCATCACTAATACAAAAATTGGTGGACCTCTCCAGTCGACCAACTGGGCAGCAGGCCGTTCAGGATGGAAAATAGAGAAAGCCGGCAACGCCGAGTTTAACGATGCTACCTTCAGAGGGACAATATATGCCACCGATGGCTGGTTTAAAGGGACGGTGTCTGCGGATAAAATAGAAGGGGATATTCTGGACATGTCTCCTAATTTTTTTAAAACAAAAAAAGGCAGCATTCCCGATAGCCAATCTGTAATATTCCCTTTGTTTTATATAAAAAAACAGCCTCACCACGAAGAGTGTTGCTATTAG
- a CDS encoding excisionase: MEISLKQWNQNQPRPRCMEQVRRWVRSGAIQPPPRLDGREYLVNANAVKIDPTTPASYAGKRLMERLYHGTQKKAG, translated from the coding sequence ATGGAAATCAGCCTCAAGCAATGGAATCAAAATCAGCCTCGCCCACGTTGCATGGAACAAGTACGTCGATGGGTCCGCTCTGGTGCCATCCAACCGCCACCACGGCTCGATGGCAGAGAATACCTTGTTAACGCTAATGCCGTGAAGATCGACCCCACAACCCCCGCCAGTTACGCCGGAAAGCGCTTAATGGAGAGACTGTATCATGGCACGCAAAAGAAAGCCGGCTAA
- a CDS encoding IS110 family transposase has product MGESAMDKTAVGIDVAKLKFDVAVWVERKKYKTKAFPNTPSGFSQLLKWLIPYGDCHICLEATGSYSVPLAMFLVDNGIDVSLENPSRIHAFGESELSRNKTDQGDAKMIVRYCALHTPVLWTPPPLSERQLTALVRHLKSLEEMRQMQENRQSVADDVVQSSLLEIISALKQQIQATKEKIKNHIDNDPDLKKNKALLESIPGIGEILSASLLAYVGNVSKFTNSKAVVAYAGLNPKLCESGLFKGRSRLSKRGHTELRKALYMPALAALSCNPIVKAQWQRLVSRHKGGKMGVCAAMRKLLQLAYGVLKSGIPFDTKIALAS; this is encoded by the coding sequence ATGGGAGAATCAGCCATGGACAAGACCGCAGTGGGTATTGATGTTGCCAAATTAAAATTCGATGTTGCAGTGTGGGTAGAGAGAAAAAAGTATAAAACAAAAGCATTCCCGAATACCCCCTCTGGATTTAGCCAACTACTGAAATGGCTTATCCCTTACGGGGATTGTCATATTTGTCTCGAAGCCACAGGGAGTTACAGTGTTCCACTGGCTATGTTCTTAGTTGATAATGGCATTGACGTCAGCCTAGAAAACCCATCACGTATTCATGCCTTTGGTGAGAGTGAACTGAGTCGGAACAAGACGGATCAGGGGGATGCAAAAATGATAGTGCGCTACTGCGCACTGCATACACCTGTCCTCTGGACTCCTCCTCCCTTGAGCGAACGTCAATTAACCGCGCTAGTACGCCATCTAAAGAGTTTAGAGGAAATGAGGCAAATGCAAGAAAATCGGCAATCAGTGGCTGACGATGTCGTTCAATCCTCACTGCTTGAAATCATTTCTGCACTTAAACAACAAATCCAGGCCACCAAAGAAAAAATAAAAAACCATATCGATAACGATCCTGACTTAAAGAAAAATAAAGCGTTGCTGGAGAGTATTCCTGGTATCGGTGAAATACTAAGTGCCAGTTTGCTGGCGTATGTGGGTAATGTGTCAAAATTCACTAACAGTAAGGCAGTGGTGGCCTATGCCGGGCTTAACCCAAAACTTTGTGAATCAGGTTTATTTAAAGGACGGAGCCGCCTATCAAAACGGGGTCATACCGAGCTCAGGAAAGCGTTGTATATGCCCGCTCTGGCTGCCCTTTCTTGTAATCCGATAGTGAAAGCACAGTGGCAACGACTCGTATCACGCCATAAAGGGGGTAAAATGGGCGTCTGTGCAGCAATGCGCAAATTACTCCAACTGGCGTATGGTGTGCTGAAATCAGGCATCCCATTCGATACAAAAATAGCACTTGCATCATGA
- a CDS encoding PAS domain-containing protein has protein sequence MELGQMMKKIAKVSSSLPLTSMMENSQDVWGIKDSDSRFIYTNRAFFDFLNLPQGFDVIGRRDDELPTCIAEFALIIQKLEREVIKSGQKITLIKTHFFGREQKLQPYLYETFPLHNKERNASAPFFMAENWLLFHCHTTWIS, from the coding sequence ATGGAGTTAGGACAGATGATGAAAAAAATAGCAAAGGTCTCAAGTTCATTGCCTCTGACATCAATGATGGAAAACAGTCAAGATGTTTGGGGAATAAAAGACAGTGACTCACGCTTTATTTATACCAATCGTGCTTTTTTTGACTTTTTAAATTTGCCACAAGGATTTGATGTAATAGGACGACGTGATGATGAACTTCCTACGTGTATTGCAGAATTTGCTTTAATAATTCAAAAACTGGAAAGAGAGGTTATAAAAAGCGGACAGAAAATTACCCTCATTAAAACGCATTTCTTTGGTCGTGAGCAGAAACTGCAACCTTATTTATACGAAACCTTTCCGTTGCATAATAAAGAAAGAAATGCATCGGCACCGTTTTTTATGGCAGAAAATTGGCTATTATTTCACTGCCACACTACGTGGATAAGCTGA
- a CDS encoding tail assembly protein has translation MAGFHQPLRTIRLYGKLGHLFGRVHQLAVETPREAIKALSVILPGFEQFMLRSQAQGLTFAVFNGQRNIGKEELASAHGSQDIRIAPVIIGSKRGGLFQTIIGAMLVAASFIPGAQFLAPVGISMMVGGVIQMLSPQQSGLSRREDPDNKPSYAFGGPVNSTAQGNPVPIGYGKRRIGGAVISAGIYAEDQM, from the coding sequence ATGGCAGGATTCCACCAACCGTTACGAACAATCCGCCTGTACGGAAAACTCGGGCACCTGTTTGGCCGTGTACATCAACTCGCGGTAGAGACGCCGAGAGAAGCGATCAAAGCGCTGTCGGTTATCCTGCCTGGGTTTGAGCAATTTATGTTACGCAGTCAAGCACAAGGCCTGACCTTTGCAGTATTTAACGGCCAGCGTAATATTGGCAAAGAGGAATTAGCCAGCGCCCACGGCAGCCAGGATATTCGCATTGCCCCGGTGATTATCGGCAGCAAACGGGGCGGCTTGTTTCAAACCATTATCGGTGCGATGTTAGTGGCGGCGTCATTTATCCCCGGCGCTCAATTCTTAGCCCCTGTGGGCATTTCCATGATGGTCGGCGGGGTTATCCAGATGCTGTCACCACAACAAAGCGGGTTATCACGCCGTGAGGACCCTGATAACAAGCCGAGCTACGCCTTTGGCGGCCCCGTCAATTCCACTGCGCAAGGCAATCCGGTGCCGATCGGCTACGGCAAACGGCGTATCGGTGGCGCGGTGATTTCTGCGGGCATTTACGCGGAAGACCAGATGTAA
- a CDS encoding site-specific integrase — translation MARKRKPANRDLPPNLYVRNNGYYCYRDPRTGKEYGLGSVKRIAINEAIAMNMQIFDQRYNLVDRINEVNTLSVTEWIARFKEKLHQRGLRSKTLTDYQSRLTAITQAFPDSTLNTLTTKDIAKFLKSYSEQGKTASAKLIRSLLIDMFNEAIAEGHLATNPATATKKPRVQIQRERLSLEEFLVIREAANKRQPLIGLSMDLALLTGQRVGDIQRMKWQDVHDGKWWVEQQKTGMKLAIPLTLNLEVIDKNLEGVLADCRQQIRGENYVFAGRNKTRFSQRSLSTGFADSREKSGLKWQGTPPSFHEIRSLSARLHSEARGNDFAQKLLGHKSSAMTDKYRDSRGSEWDEIRY, via the coding sequence ATGGCACGCAAAAGAAAGCCGGCTAACCGAGACCTGCCCCCCAATCTGTATGTCCGCAATAACGGCTACTATTGCTACCGAGACCCCCGCACAGGTAAGGAATACGGCCTAGGGAGCGTGAAACGTATCGCAATCAACGAAGCGATTGCCATGAATATGCAGATTTTTGACCAACGCTACAATTTGGTAGACAGAATTAACGAGGTGAATACGCTGTCGGTGACAGAATGGATAGCCAGATTTAAAGAAAAATTGCATCAACGTGGCCTTCGTTCTAAAACACTCACAGACTACCAATCAAGATTAACGGCCATCACCCAGGCTTTTCCTGATAGTACATTGAACACCCTTACCACCAAAGACATTGCTAAATTTTTAAAGAGTTACAGCGAACAAGGCAAAACCGCCAGTGCAAAATTAATTCGCAGCTTGTTGATCGATATGTTTAATGAAGCCATTGCAGAAGGGCATTTGGCAACCAATCCGGCTACAGCGACGAAGAAGCCTCGCGTACAGATACAGCGAGAACGTTTATCACTGGAAGAGTTTCTTGTGATAAGAGAAGCGGCAAACAAACGGCAGCCGTTGATAGGTTTAAGCATGGATTTGGCCTTACTGACAGGTCAGCGGGTGGGGGATATCCAACGGATGAAATGGCAAGATGTTCATGATGGGAAATGGTGGGTAGAGCAACAGAAGACAGGGATGAAATTGGCGATACCTTTAACCTTGAATCTGGAGGTGATTGACAAGAACCTTGAAGGTGTTCTTGCGGATTGTCGGCAACAAATAAGGGGTGAAAATTATGTCTTTGCGGGAAGGAATAAAACCCGCTTCAGTCAGAGATCGCTATCGACAGGTTTTGCCGATTCAAGAGAGAAATCAGGCTTGAAATGGCAGGGCACACCGCCTTCATTTCACGAGATTAGAAGTTTATCCGCGCGGCTGCACAGTGAAGCCAGAGGTAACGATTTTGCACAAAAATTACTGGGACACAAATCTTCTGCCATGACGGATAAATACCGTGATAGCCGAGGAAGTGAGTGGGACGAAATTCGATACTAA
- a CDS encoding phage minor tail protein L — protein sequence MTTHIDLQRLLPGNRIRLFEVDGTAFQATILRFHADTLAHTPEELTTAAADETKLNAKSIWWQGKEYAPWPVQIEGLETASDGQQAQPRLTVANLDGSITALCLKFDDMVQAKVIIHDTFKHYLDARNFPQGNPEDDPTQEKVQVYTIDSKSMETSEMVEFTLSSPADLQGLLIPTRQIHSLCTWAMRGDYRSGSGCDYAGSQYFDEQGDPTDDLTQDRCTGRLVECKNRFGRHNPLPFGGFPGSALIKR from the coding sequence ATGACAACCCACATTGACCTGCAACGTCTGTTGCCAGGCAATCGCATTCGTCTGTTCGAAGTCGATGGCACGGCGTTCCAGGCAACTATTTTACGCTTCCACGCGGATACCTTAGCCCATACACCGGAAGAACTGACCACCGCTGCAGCTGATGAAACCAAGCTCAACGCAAAATCCATCTGGTGGCAAGGTAAGGAATATGCTCCCTGGCCGGTACAGATAGAAGGACTGGAAACCGCCAGTGATGGACAACAAGCACAGCCCAGATTAACCGTTGCCAACCTCGATGGCAGCATCACTGCGCTGTGCCTGAAATTTGACGACATGGTACAAGCCAAGGTGATTATTCACGACACCTTCAAACATTATCTGGATGCGCGTAATTTTCCACAAGGCAATCCTGAAGACGATCCGACACAAGAAAAAGTCCAGGTCTACACCATTGACAGTAAATCCATGGAAACCAGCGAGATGGTTGAGTTTACCCTCTCCAGCCCGGCGGATTTGCAAGGGTTGTTAATTCCTACACGGCAAATTCATTCGCTGTGCACCTGGGCGATGCGTGGTGACTACCGCAGCGGCAGCGGCTGTGATTATGCGGGTAGCCAGTATTTTGATGAGCAGGGTGATCCCACCGATGATCTGACCCAGGACAGATGCACTGGCCGGTTAGTGGAATGTAAAAACCGTTTCGGCAGACATAATCCGTTACCTTTTGGCGGGTTTCCAGGCTCCGCGCTGATCAAGAGGTGA